GTGGTCTGGGTAAGATCGTTTGTACCAAATGAGAAGAATTCTGCTTCCTCTGCAATCTGGTCTGCAGTGATGGCAGCACGTGGCAATTCAATCATGGTTCCCACAAGGTATTCAATTTCCACACCGCAGTCTCTCATTGTAGCTTCTGCTGTGGTTTTAACATCCTCTTTGGTAAGTGCAAGTTCTTTCACATGGCTGACCAGAGGAATCATTATTTCAGGTACAACCTCCAGACCTTCCCTTGTAAGGTCACAGGCAGCTTCTATGATTGCGCGAACCTGCATTTCATAAACTTCGGGATATGTAATTCCAAGCCTGCATCCACGGTGTCCGAGCATCGGGTTAATTTCCTTTAAAATATCAACCCTGTCAAGTACTTTTTGTACCTCCCAGATTTCTTTTTCATTATCGCCAGCTTTTTCAAGCTCACAGATTCTCTCGGTTAGTTCTTCCTGATTCGGAAGGAACTCATGGAGTGGTGGATCAAGTAATCTTATGGTTACAGGGAAGCCGTCCATTGCCCTGAAAATGCCGGTGAAATCCTCTTTCTGCATTGGTAGCAGTTTTTCAAGGGCCACTTTCCTGCTTTCCACATCTTCCGCCATAATCATTTCACGCACAGCTGGAATTCTTTCTTCGCCGAAGAACATATGCTCTGTACGGCAGAGTCCGATTCCCTGTGCACCGAATTCCCTTGCGACTCCTGCATCATGCGGAGTATCTGCATTAGCACGAACTTTGAGACGGCGGATTTCATCAGCCCATTGAAGAATTGTATCAAGTTCGCCTGTAAGTTCGGGGGAAATGAGTTCTACTTCTCCAACTATTACATCTCCAGTAGAACCGTCAATACTGATGAAATCGCCTTCATTAACAACTACGGAGCCGTTTGTGAAGTCTCCTCTTTCCATATCAATGGTAATTGCTCCACATCCTGCAACGCATGGTTTTCCCATTCCGCGGGCAACCACTGCAGCGTGGGAAGTCATTCCTCCCCTTACTGTCAGGATACCTTCTGAAGCATCCATTCCGCCAATATCCTCCGGGGAAGTCTCAGTTCTGACAAGGATGGTCTTGATACCTTCCTTTGCCTTTTCTTCCGCATCTTCTGCGGTGAAAACAACTCTTCCTACGGCAGCTCCGGGTGAAGCCGGGAGTCCTGTGGCAATTACGTCATAAGTAGCATCTGGATCAAACATTGGGTGCAGAAGCTTATCAATCTGGGAAGGTTCGATTCTTGACACGGCTGTCTTTTTATCAATTAATCCTTCTTTTTCCATTTCCACGGCAATCCGGATCGCTGCAGCAGCAGTACGCTTGCCGGTACGGGTCTGGAGCATGTAGAGTTTTCCTTCCTGGATTGTGAACTCAATGTCCTGCATGTCCCGGAAGTGATTCTCCAGCTTCTTGTATATGCTCTCAAGTTTGTTGTAAACTTCAGGCATATTGTTTTTGAGATCCTCAATTGGTTGTGGGGTACGAATACCTGCAACAACGTCTTCTCCCTGTGCGTTGGTCAGGAATTCTCCGAAGAAGCGCTTTTCACCGGTTGCAGGGTCGCGTGTAAAGGCAACTCCTGTGCCGCAATTTTCTCCCATGTTCCCGTATACCATACTCTGGACATTAACGGCTGTTCCCCAGTCGTCGGCAATTCCGTTGAGTTTCCTGTACTTCTTTGCCCTCTGGTTATTCCATGAGTTGAATACGGCATCAATAGCCATTTGGAGTTGTTTTCTTGGATCCTGCGGGAAGTCTTCACCGGTGTGCTCTTTAATTACACCCTTGAATTTCTCCACCAGGTCTTTTAATGAATCAACATCGATTTCCGTATCCTGATCAACACCAAGTTCATGCTTCTTTTCTTCAAGAAGAGTCTCGAATCTGGCATGTTCGATGTCCAGTACAACGTCTCCAAACATGGTAAGGAAACGCCTGTAACTGTCGTATGCAAACCGCTCGTTGTTGGATTTGCGGGCGATTCCCTTAACAGTAGTATCATTAAGACCAAGGTTTAGAACAGTGTCCATCATACCGGGCATTGAAACCCGGGCTCCTGATCTGACCGAAAGAAGAAGAGGGTTATCGGGGTCTCCGAATTTCTTATTATTTTCTTCTTCTAAAGTTAAAAGAGCTTCATCAATCTGTTCCAGAAGTCCTGTAGGATACTTATTGTCCTTGAGGTAGAGTACACACACTTCTGTAGTAATTGTAAATCCGGCCGGAACCGGAATACCGAGGTTAGACATTTCTGCAAGATTGGCTCCCTTGCCACCAAGCAGGTTCTTCATGCTATTTTTGCCTTCAGTATTGTCGTTTCCGAAAAGGTACACGAACTTATTATCTGCCACTAACTTTCCTCCCAGCGGAATGTCGAGTATGATAGTTGGTGTCACAATAGTTGGTTTTATATTAAGGTTTATCGATTCATGGATTCGGGCATATTCTTTATATGATGAATAATACGTACTTGTTACTCTAATTGTTCGTAAGATCTCGAAACCATATCAATCTTATATTAAAGAGATTGCGATGCATTTATATATGATAATTCTAATGTATTTATACTTCCAAAATGCCTTATATATGGGAAAAGATTCATGAAACGCCTTGGAACAGTCTCCAGCATTGATGGTCAGGGAAAACTTGTTATTCGGGCAGCTGAAGGGCTAACCTCTGGTTCTCTGAAAGATCTACCGCGCATAGGTTCTGTCGTGATGGATCAGAAAGTGAAGCGCATTGGTAAAGTGTCATCTGTTATCGGACCTGTTTCCAGCCCTTATGTGGTGGTCAAAGTCGCAAAAAGTGTTTCTTTTTCTGAACTTAAGGCTTGTGTGAACCAGAAATTGTATGTGAAGTGAGAAAGTCGGGGCTTTCTTTTAATTCCGAGATGTTCACGACTATGAGGAACTGACAATGGTTGAAGTTGAAAGGGTAAGGTATTCTGATACGTCCGAAAGGGAAAAAATGCGTGCTAAGATTAAGGCACGTAAAGAGCAGGACAAGAGCTCTGAAGTAGAAGAAAAGGTTTTAGAGTGTCCGGAATGTGGCAGTCACAACCTTGAGCAGGACTATGAGCGCGCCGAGCTTGTCTGTGGCGACTGTGGGCTTGTAGTAGATGCTGATTTCGTGGATGAAGGGCCGGAATGGCGTGCTTTTGACCATGATCAGAGAATGAAGCGTTCCCGTGTGGGCGCTCCAATGACCTATACTATTCATGACAAAGGTCTTTCCACTATGATTGACTGGAGGAATCGTGATTCCTACGGAAAATCAATTTCTTCCAAGAACCGTGCACAACTGTATCGTTTGAGGAAATGGCAGCGTCGTATCCGTGTGAGCAACGCTACGGAAAGAAACCTTGCATTCGCATTATCTGAACTTGACAGGATGGCTTCAGCACTTGGTCTTCCAAGGACTGTGCGTGAAACCGCTGCAGTTGTTTATCGTAAGGCAGTCGACAAGAACCTGATTCGCGGACGCAGTATTGAAGGTGTGGCCGCAGCAGCTTTGTATGCAGCCTGCAGGCAGTGCAGTGTTCCAAGGACTCTTGATGAAATCGGAGAGGTTTCAAGGGTAAGCAGGAAAGAAATCGGCAGAACATACCGTTTCATTTCCAGGGAATTATCCCTCAAGCTTATGCCAACTTCACCAATTGACTACGTACCTCGTTTCTGTTCAGGATTAAACCTGAAAGGTGAGGTACAGGCAAGAGGCGTCGAAATCCTCAGGCAGGCTTCCGAAAAGGAATTAACCAGTGGCCGTGGTCCTACCGGTGTAGCTGCAGCAGCAATTTACATTGCTTCTATTCTCTGTGGAGAGCGCAGGACACAGCGCGAGGTAGCTGATGTTGCCGGTGTAACTGAAGTTACCATCAGGAACCGCTACAAGGAACTTGCCGAAGAACTGGATATTGAAATTATTTTGTAAGCAAATCGCTTTAAGAGGGATGCTTTTATTATCCCTCAATCTCTTTTTCTTTTCATACCATGCTTGAAATTATTGAAATGCTTACCATCGGTTTTGTCGTGGGTCTCACTGGTGCACTGGTGCCGGGGCCTATGTTACTTGTAACAATCGACGGTGCATTGAAAAAAGGGTGGAAAGCAGGTCCTGCAGTTGTGGTGGGGCATGCAGCAATTGAACTCCTCATCTGCATTTTGATAGTTTTGGGCTTAACATCACTTATCGGTGAGCGGGAAATGACGGTCATTTCAATTGTAGGTGGCACCGCCCTTTTCGCTTTTGGCATTCTTACAATCATGCAGGCTCGCA
The DNA window shown above is from Methanohalophilus levihalophilus and carries:
- the ppdK gene encoding pyruvate, phosphate dikinase — protein: MADNKFVYLFGNDNTEGKNSMKNLLGGKGANLAEMSNLGIPVPAGFTITTEVCVLYLKDNKYPTGLLEQIDEALLTLEEENNKKFGDPDNPLLLSVRSGARVSMPGMMDTVLNLGLNDTTVKGIARKSNNERFAYDSYRRFLTMFGDVVLDIEHARFETLLEEKKHELGVDQDTEIDVDSLKDLVEKFKGVIKEHTGEDFPQDPRKQLQMAIDAVFNSWNNQRAKKYRKLNGIADDWGTAVNVQSMVYGNMGENCGTGVAFTRDPATGEKRFFGEFLTNAQGEDVVAGIRTPQPIEDLKNNMPEVYNKLESIYKKLENHFRDMQDIEFTIQEGKLYMLQTRTGKRTAAAAIRIAVEMEKEGLIDKKTAVSRIEPSQIDKLLHPMFDPDATYDVIATGLPASPGAAVGRVVFTAEDAEEKAKEGIKTILVRTETSPEDIGGMDASEGILTVRGGMTSHAAVVARGMGKPCVAGCGAITIDMERGDFTNGSVVVNEGDFISIDGSTGDVIVGEVELISPELTGELDTILQWADEIRRLKVRANADTPHDAGVAREFGAQGIGLCRTEHMFFGEERIPAVREMIMAEDVESRKVALEKLLPMQKEDFTGIFRAMDGFPVTIRLLDPPLHEFLPNQEELTERICELEKAGDNEKEIWEVQKVLDRVDILKEINPMLGHRGCRLGITYPEVYEMQVRAIIEAACDLTREGLEVVPEIMIPLVSHVKELALTKEDVKTTAEATMRDCGVEIEYLVGTMIELPRAAITADQIAEEAEFFSFGTNDLTQTTFGFSRDDAGKFLPLYVDKGILEEDPFAVLDQEGVGQLVKIGIEKGRSTRENLKIGICGEHGGDPKSVKFGHEIGLNYVSCSPFRVPIARIAAAHAVIENENK
- a CDS encoding H/ACA ribonucleoprotein complex subunit GAR1, which gives rise to MKRLGTVSSIDGQGKLVIRAAEGLTSGSLKDLPRIGSVVMDQKVKRIGKVSSVIGPVSSPYVVVKVAKSVSFSELKACVNQKLYVK
- a CDS encoding transcription initiation factor IIB, translated to MVEVERVRYSDTSEREKMRAKIKARKEQDKSSEVEEKVLECPECGSHNLEQDYERAELVCGDCGLVVDADFVDEGPEWRAFDHDQRMKRSRVGAPMTYTIHDKGLSTMIDWRNRDSYGKSISSKNRAQLYRLRKWQRRIRVSNATERNLAFALSELDRMASALGLPRTVRETAAVVYRKAVDKNLIRGRSIEGVAAAALYAACRQCSVPRTLDEIGEVSRVSRKEIGRTYRFISRELSLKLMPTSPIDYVPRFCSGLNLKGEVQARGVEILRQASEKELTSGRGPTGVAAAAIYIASILCGERRTQREVADVAGVTEVTIRNRYKELAEELDIEIIL